Genomic segment of Flavipsychrobacter sp.:
ACAAATAGAATATTATGCAAGAAATGATAGAAGCGGCTTATCAAAACCGCGACCTGATGAAAGAGGAGCAATACAAAGATGCCGTACGTGCTGTAATGGAAGAAGTGGATAAAGGACGCCTACGTACTGCTGAACCAACAGAAAATGGCTGGCAGGTAAACGAGTGGGTAAAACAAGCTATACTATTATACTTTGGTGTGCAGCAAATGCAAACATGGAATGTGGAGCCTTTTGAGTTTCATGATAAGATGTTACTGAAAAAAGATTATGCTGGCCTTGGTGTACGCGCAGTACCGCATGCTGTAGCTCGTTACGGAGCTTATATAGCTAAAAACGTGGTACTGATGCCATCGTATGTAAACATTGGTGCTTATGTAGACGAAGGAACAATGGTAGACACATGGGCTACTGTTGGCTCATGCGCACAAATAGGTAAAAACGTTCACCTTAGCGGTGGTGTTGGTATTGGTGGTGTATTAGAACCTTTGCAAGCTAGCCCTGTTATCATTGAAGATGGTGCCTTTATCGGTTCTCGTTGCATTGTTGTAGAAGGAGTAAGAGTAGAGAAAGAAGCTGTACTTGGCGCTAATGTGGTATTGACACAAAGCACTAAAATAATTGATGTGAGTGGTAGCGAGCCTATAGAAACAAAAGGTGTAATACCCGCACGTAGTGTAGTTATACCTGGCAGTTATACAAAGAAGTTCCCTGCAGGTGACT
This window contains:
- a CDS encoding 2,3,4,5-tetrahydropyridine-2,6-dicarboxylate N-succinyltransferase, whose protein sequence is MQEMIEAAYQNRDLMKEEQYKDAVRAVMEEVDKGRLRTAEPTENGWQVNEWVKQAILLYFGVQQMQTWNVEPFEFHDKMLLKKDYAGLGVRAVPHAVARYGAYIAKNVVLMPSYVNIGAYVDEGTMVDTWATVGSCAQIGKNVHLSGGVGIGGVLEPLQASPVIIEDGAFIGSRCIVVEGVRVEKEAVLGANVVLTQSTKIIDVSGSEPIETKGVIPARSVVIPGSYTKKFPAGDYQVSCALIIGKRKESTDKKTSLNDALREFNVSV